The genomic region TTCACGTCAGTCATGGAAATAACAGAAACCTGCGAATGTTCTGCAGATTATGTCAATAGATACGGTCATACAGAGAGGCAAATTTGCGATCGTAGAACTCTAGTAGGAATGAACTGTTATATTCAAAATATGACCATTTTCAATCTAGCTAGACAGACATTCAAACGAAAGAAATCTTCAAATTAATGATCCATGCACCAATGTTGAAACGTTCACTAAACCAAAATGTGAATATAACATTGGAAATTCTTCGACACTAATATCCTAATATAAGAGCTCAAGTCGTTGTTTATTTTGCATTTGCCTTTTCACTCAAAGACCAAAGTATAAGGTTAGATGCATTGCATAGTATATAAAACTAAATTCTTCACTTTACCTGGTAATAATCGGCGAGCCAGTCCAGCCAGCCAAGGGTGCCGCCGGTCAAACTATAATATTCCATAGACCAAGCTTAATTAGTCGAGATGATTAACAAGTAGTTGATCGAGAACACTTTCATTACTACATTTTGTTACGCGGAAGCGATCGACGGGCTCAACTGGTCTCACACACACAAGTCTAATAATGCCGATATTCCTCTCACTCTAACCCTCTCACTCTAACCACCCGATTGAGAAACGAGTATGAGGTTTTACACAAAAAGTCTCGGTATTAGTGTGTGTGATATCATTTTTAGCTCCACCAAATTGCAACTCGATCGTATCAGACACCAAGTCCCAAGCATCACTTGGGCTCTGATACCACTTGTTATGCAGAAGCAGCCGACGGGCCCCACGGGTCTCACACACACGAGTCCAATAATGCCAATACTTCTCCCACTTTAGCCACCCAGTGGAGAAACGAGTATGAGGTATTACACAAAGGTTTCGACATTAATATGTGTGGTACCATTCTTTATAATCTAATGATGACTCTTCACGTTTTTAATATGAGATTCTAAATGACTCATATCTAAGCCGCACTTTTCTAATAAATCCAATGTACCATTTGTATCAACGTAAAATCATTTCCCGTTTCAGTGACATTTTCTTAAGAGGCTAGGAAAAATAAAATTATGCAGCAAAAGCAAATTAAAGTGGAAGAAAGCACTTGCTCCCTCCAAAATAAGGAAAGCAAAGGCAAATCAGACAGGTATGGAATAGCTTTGGCCATTTAATCAATCAGATAATGTAGGCATGCGAAAAATTGGTCTGGAATTCAATAAGATCGAGACACTGATCTCTCTTCAAATCGTGCAGGCCATCAAACAGAAGAAAATGTTCCTCTTTTCCTTGAGATAATTGCTCAGTGACACAGACTACGGTAACTAATTATTAACACAGAAATGAAAAACGTGCATTGTTCTATGACTTCAATCTACTAACATTGAGAAAGTCACCTACATGCTTCATGAACTCAAGGAAGGCCATGTACTCCCTATACACCATGACGTCCGGCTGGCACCGCCCCATCAAAGACGGCAAAAACAGCCACGACCCAGTAACCACCACGAACGTCATTGCCAGCGGCCCCGACACGGCCGCCGGCAACCGCCAATTACTCCCCCTAAACGCCTTCTTAACAGTGATCTCAACAGACAAACACACCTCGTGGAGGAGAAAGAAGCACGTGAGCTCCCACGTGGGCTTGGTCCGACCGATGTAGTAGAATACAAACTCATGCATCAACGCCAACACCAGAAAGGACGCGAGCACTGCCGGTAGAGGGGCCCACTCTTTCCCGATCAGACGGATGGAAATGTCCCGGACTGGTTCGTACACGGTGGGGTGAAGGATCCTGTTGACCATGATGTTCCACCTCCTCCCCCAAAAGTCCTGGAGGGAGGTGGCAAGGTAGGGCTCGTCAAACTGCGGCTCAAAGTCGACACCCAAGAAGACTCGAGCCGCAACGGCCACGAAGGCCATTATGAACTCTAAACCGGTGTACATGTAAATGGCATACAGAAACATAACTATCTTGGGGTGGATGGACTCCTTGTTGTGGTAAACTTGAATCGAAGTGGAGAATATGAGAGCCTTTACGGTGTAGTTGAGAGTCGACTTCTGGCCCTTCTTTACATTTTGGACCTTCTTCTCGGAGTCTGTTTGGAACTTGATGGGGAGACAAGCCAAGGGGATGAAATGAGCGAGGGGCGGGTCAAACGATAAGGGACCTTTGCCGAAAGCGAAGAGGAGGAGCTTGAAGTTAGCGAGCCAACAGAGGAAGAAGGAGGAGGTGCCGCCGAGGAAGATGGTGGTGAGGTGAAGAGGGAGGTAGAAGAATAAGAGAACTACCGGAAGGACGAACAGTGGTGGAACCAGGATGAAAATGTCACCTAGGCTACCGGTAACACATGAAAAATATTCATTGAAGCTCAACGGTGCAAAAAATTGGTAACACATGTATATTCTAACTTTTTAAGGTTTTTAATCCGTTACTTTTAATTTGTAATTGTTTATGTGTATTGGTAATTACGTTTGAAAGCTTTAGTTATTCATTTTAAAGTGTGTAAATTTTACACTAGCAACTTTTTTTTGAAAATGCTTACACTAGTAACTAAAAATTTCGTGTAATCGTATTTACTACGAAGTTTGAACGCTACGACCATAGACCTACTCCACTAGAACCGACGACACCCGATCACTTCTATTTTATTAGTTCAATTGTAATATGTTCTTCCCCTGAATTGAATGGAGGAACCATGGATCAAAGGGAAAGAAGAACTCATCAAAGGGAGAATAGTCATTTTCCAGAAGAAGAGAGGTGCAACAAGTAGTTTGCTGCTACAAGGGATGACTTTGAGCCACAAAAATTGTTTGACTAGGTTTTGCTTTGTCTTAGTGAAAATCATGAATCTGAGCTTTGTGCTGACAATGAATCTTTTAAAACTGAAGGAAATAGGAAGTTGCAACGTAACAAGCGGCCAAGAGGATTGAAGGCAAAGCGACAGAATAAAATTGGTGCCCACCTAAAGATCATACAATCAGCTTGCGACACACCTCTTTGGCCTGCTTATTATATGTAACCTATAGATCAGATGTGATGTAGGTTTTTTTATGGAGTTTCAAAAACTCACCTAGGCTCCAGCCCAGTCAAGACCGGGCTGGCTCCGCCAGTGAGGACGAAGAGAAGTCTGGTTTTTCCCGGAGATGTTAGGTTTCCGATGGTGTGGCAGTAGGTTAGGGATGCGACGACTAAGGTCCACACCATAACGAAGTTGGGGATTTCTCCTTCCATTGTTTTGTTTCAGAAAGTCAGAGATATTTTTTTGAGGTGAATGAGTGGAAAGGGGTCTAGCTGTTGCGGACTTATATATATTACATAGTACTATAGGTGGTGACTAACTCCGTGACTAATATAGAGATTTGTAATGCTTCTAAGCTGTTTTTGTTTCCTTCTTATTCTTAATTTGTTCGTAGTCGCCTGACTCGCCTCATATGACTCTTAAGCAAATGCATCCGTACCGATTTTTAACTCGAGTTAAAACATTATTCACCTAAATTAATTTTTGGTTTTTAGTTTAACAATACAACAACTAAATCAATTCAATGATCAATTATTATGTATATTTTAGAAAATATTTTTATATTAACATTTGTATTGTTTTATTAAACCAATATCATGTGTAAAGTGGTGTGTATATTGGCCCCACGTTTGGATTGGTCTGGATTAATACGTGGGTTGAGGATTACCTCATGCTTTAGTCTGGTTTTGTGGACTCTACATAGGACCTTAACCTGGACTTATTCCTCACTAGTGAATAGTGTTTTTTGATCCAACCCCCAAATTGCATCATTGTTGTATTTACTCTTAGGTCGAGAGAACTTGAATAGATGGAGTGATATTAAATTGGTAGAAATGAGCAGTGTAATTAGTTAAAGACTTTAGCATCGTAGATTCTTGATGGCTAAGGTTAGATGCGTTGCATAGTATATAAAACTATATTCTTCACTTTACCAGGTAATAATCGACGAACCAGTCTGGCCAGCCAAGGGTGCCGCCGGTCAAACTATAATATTCCATAGACCAAGCTTAGTCGAGCTAGAGAATGATTAACATGGTAGTTGAGAACACTTTCAGTCTTTCATTACTACAATCGTATGGTAATCATAATTAATCCAATGTACCATTTGTATCATTACGGGTGTCCTTCATAGTGATGGATGGATGATCGGTAGTCGATCACTGCTAGGTCAAAAATGTTTTGCTAACCAGAAAGTCTGGGATTATTCCATGTGAGAGCTAGCTAGGAATGGCATATTATAATTAAGGTCATAGCAGCATGCGCATGTACATAAACGCAGACTTTCATCCGGAATCAAATTTGTCAACCAGCATCAGTGTTGGTCATGTATGACCAGCCAATCAAAAAAGAGAGAGAGCAGAGAGATACTTGATTGGCTGGTCATAAATGACCAACACTGATGTTGGTTGGCAAATTTGATTCCCTTTCATACATTATATACTACTGCAAATTTAAGGCCACACGTTGCTTCTCCCGGACACCTTCCATCAGAGAATATGTTAGGTTCTTCAAGATAAATATATGAATAATCCATGTGTGATGTGCCAAATATAATTCTTAATCAATTCCATGATGATCCGTCTGTGTTTGATTATTTGCTGGTTGATCGATCACGTTGTTCTTCGATTCCTAGCTTTGTCCTCGATCAATCTTGTACTTTGGATACAATCAGATTGATGTAGATGATATAAGTAGGATACATATATATGTTTCCAATTTCATAGCTGACTAGGTAAATCTGCATGAAATAATGTTCGGATCTTCAGATAAATCTAAAACTTCGCTCTCCTGCATCAAACGTATTAAGGTATCTTATACATCTAACTTGGCTAAGCCAGGGAATTCAAATTAATTCGATCACCATCAGTATTTGTGTACACGGGACAATATTGCTACAATTAGGACAAATATTTAGCGGCAAGCAGTTTGAAGGAAAAAAACTTAGCTTATTTTCGCCTTAATTAGGGTATAAGTATCAGACAGTATTGACTCGTCATACATCTGAAAGAGCCATAGTACTCTCGATCACCATAACCATTACCTTTTTTGTTTTTTTGAAGAAGAACCATCAGCTTTTCTTTGTTAATAGCTTCCACTATATCAGAAATCAGTTATAGTGAGGCTGGCCAGTAACAAACTTATGAAAAGTGTTTGTCAAGATAGACCCACTAGTTTCTTTTTGGTCATATTCATATACATGTATGTCAATCAACTAGGGAAGAGTAGAGGACTTAGATTAAGCACATAATAATTGACCTATAGTGTGACCAAGAGAAAATACGTACACCCATAAATAAATTGAGAAGCCATGGCATTTGAAGATTTGGACAAAACGAAATCAGATTAAGAATGAGACATGTAGGTGAGCCAGCTCGTTAGGTAAACTCTCGTGTGTGCATGTTTTCTTTGCTACTAAATTTCACCAACAATGTCGATATCTAAGCTATGAAAACACGTTTAGACATGAAAACACGACCTACATTCTTCACAAATGTACCGACAGCCGCGTACTCCTCAAACGCCCTCACATCCGCCTTACACCGGAGCAGCGCAGGCAAGAAGAGCCAGAACACGGTGGCCATCACGAACACCACCGTCAACGGCCCCGATATAACCCTAGGCAACTGGAACCTTCGTGAAGAAACCGCCTTCTTGATGGCGATCTCAACCACCAAACACACCCCGTGGAGAAGAAAGAACCATGTAACTTGCCATGTTGGACTCATGCGCCCAAGATAGTAGAATATGAGCTCGTGCATGATTGCCGACACGACGAAAGTCCCCATAACCGCCGGGAGTGGGGCCCACTTACGCCCTACTAGACGCGTCGCCGCCATGAGGACGGGCTCGTACACGGAGGGGCGGAGAATGCTGGTGACCATGATGTTCCACCTCCGGCCCCAAAAGTCTTGGAGTGAAGAGGCAAGGTATGGCTCGTCGAACTGTGGCTCGAGCTCAAGTCCCATGACAGCTCGAGCCACGGTTGCGACTACAACTAGGATGATCTCTAACATGAAATATATGTGGAAGCAGTACATGACCCATAGAAGCTTTGGATGAATATGCTCACTGTAGTCATATACTCGTAGCAACAAACCCAAAAGTAGACCCTTGGTTGCGTAATTTACCGGGGATTTTTGGCCCTTTTTGGGTTTTTCTTTGCTGGAGCCATTTTGGTGTTTTTGAACTTGTTGGATCTTGATCGGCAAGCAAGCGACGGCGATGAAACGGGCAAGAGAGATTGAATTGTCGGAAGACAAAGGGCCTTTTCCGAAAGCGAAGAGCAAGAGCTTGAAGTTGGCAAGCCAAGCAATGAAGAAACCAGTGGTGCCTCCCAGATGAACGGAGGTCAAGTGAAGAGGGAGGTCTAGAAATAGGCACACAATTGGAAGTATGCACAAAAGTCTTGGGATTCCTTTTGGCACGAACTTAGGTAATGCATAGCAGTAGCAGAGAGATAAGAAAACTGTGAGCCATACCTTGATGAAGCTTCCCATCTCACCTAGCTCCATCACCATTTTCTCCCAGATGAACTAGATCTCAATCTCACTTTGCTTCTAGATCTCACGGATTCAAAATGGCGACATGATCAGTAAATGCCTGGAAAATTAGGATAACTTGGCGGGAGATCAGAGTGGTAGTTTGGACGTTGGACCAGATAAGTAGAGAAAGATATTTTTGGAGTTGTGAAGCTGAAGATGAGTCTGGAACGACTGGCTATTAATAAGGGGCCGGCAGAGTTGTCCAGGGCTTCACGGTATCAACCAAGAACGTAATTTGATTTATGAACCAGAATTTGTTCCTGACCAAGCAAGGAAAAAGACCAACGAAATGGAATAAAGTAAGAAATGGAATCATCATCTGAACACGACTGTTCACCATCTGTATTGTCATAGATGAAAGTCAAATCCTTAAGCGTGAGTTCTTGACAACACTCATTGACTTTCTTCTTCTTTATTTTTCAAAACCATTGCCTTCCAATTATGAATCCTGCAGTGCAGCCGCTAGTTTTGCAAGTCTCGGTCAAAAATGACACAAAATTTCTTGC from Fragaria vesca subsp. vesca linkage group LG3, FraVesHawaii_1.0, whole genome shotgun sequence harbors:
- the LOC101313484 gene encoding acyl-CoA--sterol O-acyltransferase 1-like, producing the protein MVMELGEMGSFIKVWLTVFLSLCYCYALPKFVPKGIPRLLCILPIVCLFLDLPLHLTSVHLGGTTGFFIAWLANFKLLLFAFGKGPLSSDNSISLARFIAVACLPIKIQQVQKHQNGSSKEKPKKGQKSPVNYATKGLLLGLLLRVYDYSEHIHPKLLWVMYCFHIYFMLEIILVVVATVARAVMGLELEPQFDEPYLASSLQDFWGRRWNIMVTSILRPSVYEPVLMAATRLVGRKWAPLPAVMGTFVVSAIMHELIFYYLGRMSPTWQVTWFFLLHGVCLVVEIAIKKAVSSRRFQLPRVISGPLTVVFVMATVFWLFLPALLRCKADVRAFEEYAAVGTFVKNVGRVFMSKRVFIA
- the LOC101310394 gene encoding long-chain-alcohol O-fatty-acyltransferase-like, which gives rise to MCYQFFAPLSFNEYFSCVTGSLGDIFILVPPLFVLPVVLLFFYLPLHLTTIFLGGTSSFFLCWLANFKLLLFAFGKGPLSFDPPLAHFIPLACLPIKFQTDSEKKVQNVKKGQKSTLNYTVKALIFSTSIQVYHNKESIHPKIVMFLYAIYMYTGLEFIMAFVAVAARVFLGVDFEPQFDEPYLATSLQDFWGRRWNIMVNRILHPTVYEPVRDISIRLIGKEWAPLPAVLASFLVLALMHEFVFYYIGRTKPTWELTCFFLLHEVCLSVEITVKKAFRGSNWRLPAAVSGPLAMTFVVVTGSWLFLPSLMGRCQPDVMVYREYMAFLEFMKHVGDFLNVSRLKS